The Triticum aestivum cultivar Chinese Spring chromosome 3A, IWGSC CS RefSeq v2.1, whole genome shotgun sequence genome includes a region encoding these proteins:
- the LOC123062848 gene encoding SUPPRESSOR OF ABI3-5 isoform X2, with amino-acid sequence MDRGRYAPQHGWENNSAPDGYGAINEPDFRAGESYIGRRYVDEGFPSDRRGGFGPDIHDRNMYPPPPSAGTMWSQPRRNFDEEFATTKEYRRNKRIGSRDRGEFGAEFADRYQGGEDNYERDHQYGRYSCDSDYERSRIDSSRRRLDSFEHERERKGLSHERDESPYVRHSRSRSRGRDNRSRSRSRSWSPRGKSRNWGQRDGFYDDTRFERRGEQDWDERRHDDLVAPSATVVLKGLSQKTNEDDLYQILAEYGPLRSVRVIKERPSGVSRGFAFIDFPTVEAARKMKEATGDNGLLIDGRQIFSEYSKPTGGTSGDSFGQEHITRSTYGRRTISTACDWICTICGCMNFARRTSCFQCNEPRTDDAPPADAASSIQPFGKRGSEIGPTHVLVVRGLDENADEEMLRYEFAKHAPIKDIRLVRDKFTHVSRGFAFVHFHSVEDATKALEATNGIRHEKNGQVLRVAYAKSTLGPASVASQSNSLAAAAIEAASFAQQYDAVGWAPKEYNAEDNVDGNSESQKDVSAPQSGFVWDEKSGYYFDSSSGFYYDGNTGLYYDSNVGVWYSYDQKTQQYLPCNESNNNKATGDMANESQSNGGKKVVISAPAATVKQSEETSLPEAVQAAANAALAAEKKEKEKAKEIKLASKTNLLANKKKMNNVLAMWKQRNKEGQATHVALDDKEPSRSVVDKLNNSSSAIGFSLKAKPKSDIGNSKDMNLVAGYNSLGRETGGSQILDSDIKPRPVSNSLGTTVMGVIRGSGRGAVNTFHASSDAGGSISSDITASTSVLMTNTETHTASTPFKTDLSSLGSYASPAVSGSAKRRFSEAPGQSQYRDRAAERRSLYGSTSSLPNDGLDTTGEYSSRKGSSEMGSMPFPPGVGERSVGESDNTENYEVITADRAIDENNVGNRILRNMGWQEGLGLGKDGSGIKEPVQAKPGDVRAGLGSQQKRAADPSLEARAGDSYKTIIQKKAIARFREMS; translated from the exons ATGGATCGTGGGCGATATGCTCCACAGCATGGATGGGAGAACAACAGT GCACCTGATGGGTATGGCGCCATTAATGAGCCAGACTTTAG GGCTGGTGAATCCTACATTGGTAGGAGATATGTGGATGAAGGCTTTCCTAGTGATCGAAGGGGTGGATTTGGTCCAGATATACATGATAGAAATATGTATCCACCACCACCCTCTGCTGGCACCATGTGGTCTCAGCCTCGAAGAAATTTCGATGAAGAATTTGCAACTACAAAAGAGTACAGAAG GAACAAAAGGATTGGAAGTAGAGATCGTGGGGAGTTTGGTGCTGAGTTTGCAGACCGTTACCAAGGCGGAGAAGATAACTATGAGAGAGATCATCAATACGGACGCTACAGCTGTGATTCGGACTATGAGAGGAGCAGGATAGATAGTAGTCGGAGAAGACTTGACTCGTTTGAGCATGAACGTGAAAGAAAAGGGTTAAGTCATGAAAGAGACGAAAGCCCATATGTCCGCCATAGCCGTTCTCGGTCACGTGGGCGTGATAACCGATCAAGATCTCGGTCAAGGTCATGGTCTCCACGTGGCAAAAGTCGTAATTGGGGCCAAAGGGATGGCTTCTATGATGATACTCGCTTTGAGAGAAGAGGAGAACAGGACTGGGATGAAAGAAGGCATGATGATTTGGTG GCGCCATCTGCGACTGTTGTTCTTAAGGGTCTGTCCCAGAAGACCAATGAAGATGACCTATATCAGATTCTT GCTGAGTATGGCCCTCTTCGTAGTGTGCGTGTGATCAAGGAACGACCCTCCGGCGTGTCTCGAGGATTTGCTTTTATTGACTTCCCTACTGTG GAAGCTGCCCGCAAAATGAAGGAAGCTACTGGAGACAATGGCCTTCTAATTGATGGTAGGCAGATATTTTCTGAGTACAG TAAACCAACTGGTGGGACGAGTGGTGATTCTTTTGGACAAGAACATATTACGAGGTCTACCTACGGGCGCAGGACCATATCCACAGCATGTGATTGGATATGTACTATATGTGGCTGTATGAATTTTGCCCGCAGAACCTCCTGTTTTCAG TGCAACGAGCCACGTACTGACGATGCTCCACCAGCTGATGCAGCATCTTCCATTCAACCGTTTGGCAAACGGGGATCTGAAATAG GTCCAACTCATGTCTTAGTTGTTCGTGGTCTGGATGAAAATGCTGACGAGGAAATGCTTCGATATGAATTTGCTAAACATGCTCCAATAAAG GATATCCGGCTTGTTCGGGACAAATTTACTCATGTGTCTAGAGGTTTTGCATTTGTCCATTTTCATTCG GTTGAAGATGCCACGAAAGCTCTTGAAGCTACAAATGGGATTAGACATGAGAAAAATGGCCAGGTGTTACGTGTAGCCTATGCTAAAAGCACGCTTGGACCTGCATCGGTGGCTTCACAGTCAAacagccttgctgcagcagccatcgaGGCTGCATCATTTGCCCAGCAG TATGATGCTGTGGGTTGGGCCCCAAAAGAGTACAATGCTGAGGACAATGTAGATGGTAATTCAGAATCTCAGAAAGATGTTTCTGCTCCACAGTCCGGATTTGTTTGGGATGAGAAATCGGGCTATTACTTTGATTCTTCTTCTGGATTCTATTATGATGGAAATACTG GCCTTTACTACGACAGTAATGTTGGAGTTTGGTATTCGTATGATCAGAAAACTCAACAGTATCTTCCATGTAATGAAAGCAACAACAATAAGGCAACCGGGGACATGGCCAATGAAAGTCAAAGTAATGGCGGTAAGAAAGTGGTGATTTCTGCACCTGCAGCCACGGTTAAACAAAGTGAGGAAACTTCATTGCCTGAAGCTGTTCAAGCTGCGGCCAATGCAGCGTTGGCTgctgaaaagaaagaaaaagagaaagcaaAGGAGATAAAGTTGGCCTCGAAAACTAATCTTTTAGCCAATAAGAAGAAGATGAATAATGTCCTAGCAATGTGGAAGCAAAGGAATAAAGAAGGCCAGGCTACACATGTTGCCCTTGATGATAAGGAACCATCCAGATCCGTTGTTGACAAATTAAACAATTCATCCAGTGCGATTGGATTCTCATTGAAGGCCAAACCTAAGTCTGATATTGGAAATTCTAAGGACATGAACTTGGTTGCTGGATATAATTCTCTTGGCCGCGAAACTGGAGGCTCTCAAATACTGGATTCTGACATAAAGCCTAGGCCTGTTAGTAATAGCTTAGGAACTACTGTTATGGGTGTGATAAGAGGTTCTGGCAGGGGAGCAGTCAACACATTTCATGCATCATCTGATGCTGGTGGCAGTATTTCTTCTGATATAACCGCAAGCACAAGTGTGCTAATGACAAACACCGAGACACACACTGCTTCCACACCCTTCAAAACAGATTTATCTTCTCTAGGATCATATGCTTCACCTGCAGTTTCTGGGAGTGCTAAGCGACGGTTCTCCGAGGCACCAGGGCAATCTCAGTACAGAGATCGGGCTGCAGAAAGACGAAGTCTATATGGATCAACTTCATCGCTTCCCAATGATGGACTGGATACAA CTGGTGAATATTCGTCTCGAAAGGGTTCAAGTGAGATGGGATCAATGCCATTTCCTCCAGGGGTGGGTGAACGTTCTGTTGGTGAAAGTGACAACACTGAAAATTATGAGGTGATCACTGCTGACAGAGCAATAGACGAAAACAATGTGGGCAATCGAATTCTGCGCAACATGGGCTGGCAAGAAGGACTG GGCCTTGGAAAGGATGGCAGTGGCATCAAGGAGCCGGTGCAGGCCAAGCCTGGTGACGTGAGAGCCGGGCTTGGTAGTCAGCAGAAGAGAGCTGCTGACCCATCACTGGAGGCCCGAGCTGGCGATAGCTATAAAACCATAATCCAGAAGAAGGCCATTGCGAGATTCAGGGAGATGTCCTAA
- the LOC123062848 gene encoding SUPPRESSOR OF ABI3-5 isoform X3 produces the protein MDRGRYAPQHGWENNSAPDGYGAINEPDFRAGESYIGRRYVDEGFPSDRRGGFGPDIHDRNMYPPPPSAGTMWSQPRRNFDEEFATTKEYRRNKRIGSRDRGEFGAEFADRYQGGEDNYERDHQYGRYSCDSDYERSRIDSSRRRLDSFEHERERKGLSHERDESPYVRHSRSRSRGRDNRSRSRSRSWSPRGKSRNWGQRDGFYDDTRFERRGEQDWDERRHDDLVAPSATVVLKGLSQKTNEDDLYQILAEYGPLRSVRVIKERPSGVSRGFAFIDFPTVEAARKMKEATGDNGLLIDGRQIFSEYSSKPTGGTSGDSFGQEHITRSTYGRRTISTACDWICTICGCMNFARRTSCFQCNEPRTDDAPPADAASSIQPFGKRGSEIGPTHVLVVRGLDENADEEMLRYEFAKHAPIKDIRLVRDKFTHVSRGFAFVHFHSVEDATKALEATNGIRHEKNGQVLRVAYAKSTLGPASVASQSNSLAAAAIEAASFAQQYDAVGWAPKEYNAEDNVDGNSESQKDVSAPQSGFVWDEKSGYYFDSSSGFYYDGNTGLYYDSNVGVWYSYDQKTQQYLPCNESNNNKATGDMANESQSNGGKKVVISAPAATVKQSEETSLPEAVQAAANAALAAEKKEKEKAKEIKLASKTNLLANKKKMNNVLAMWKQRNKEGQATHVALDDKEPSRSVVDKLNNSSSAIGFSLKAKPKSDIGNSKDMNLVAGYNSLGRETGGSQILDSDIKPRPVSNSLGTTVMGVIRGSGRGAVNTFHASSDAGGSISSDITASTSVLMTNTETHTASTPFKTDLSSLGSYASPAVSGSAKRRFSEAPGQSQYRDRAAERRSLYGSTSSLPNDGLDTTFIY, from the exons ATGGATCGTGGGCGATATGCTCCACAGCATGGATGGGAGAACAACAGT GCACCTGATGGGTATGGCGCCATTAATGAGCCAGACTTTAG GGCTGGTGAATCCTACATTGGTAGGAGATATGTGGATGAAGGCTTTCCTAGTGATCGAAGGGGTGGATTTGGTCCAGATATACATGATAGAAATATGTATCCACCACCACCCTCTGCTGGCACCATGTGGTCTCAGCCTCGAAGAAATTTCGATGAAGAATTTGCAACTACAAAAGAGTACAGAAG GAACAAAAGGATTGGAAGTAGAGATCGTGGGGAGTTTGGTGCTGAGTTTGCAGACCGTTACCAAGGCGGAGAAGATAACTATGAGAGAGATCATCAATACGGACGCTACAGCTGTGATTCGGACTATGAGAGGAGCAGGATAGATAGTAGTCGGAGAAGACTTGACTCGTTTGAGCATGAACGTGAAAGAAAAGGGTTAAGTCATGAAAGAGACGAAAGCCCATATGTCCGCCATAGCCGTTCTCGGTCACGTGGGCGTGATAACCGATCAAGATCTCGGTCAAGGTCATGGTCTCCACGTGGCAAAAGTCGTAATTGGGGCCAAAGGGATGGCTTCTATGATGATACTCGCTTTGAGAGAAGAGGAGAACAGGACTGGGATGAAAGAAGGCATGATGATTTGGTG GCGCCATCTGCGACTGTTGTTCTTAAGGGTCTGTCCCAGAAGACCAATGAAGATGACCTATATCAGATTCTT GCTGAGTATGGCCCTCTTCGTAGTGTGCGTGTGATCAAGGAACGACCCTCCGGCGTGTCTCGAGGATTTGCTTTTATTGACTTCCCTACTGTG GAAGCTGCCCGCAAAATGAAGGAAGCTACTGGAGACAATGGCCTTCTAATTGATGGTAGGCAGATATTTTCTGAGTACAG TAGTAAACCAACTGGTGGGACGAGTGGTGATTCTTTTGGACAAGAACATATTACGAGGTCTACCTACGGGCGCAGGACCATATCCACAGCATGTGATTGGATATGTACTATATGTGGCTGTATGAATTTTGCCCGCAGAACCTCCTGTTTTCAG TGCAACGAGCCACGTACTGACGATGCTCCACCAGCTGATGCAGCATCTTCCATTCAACCGTTTGGCAAACGGGGATCTGAAATAG GTCCAACTCATGTCTTAGTTGTTCGTGGTCTGGATGAAAATGCTGACGAGGAAATGCTTCGATATGAATTTGCTAAACATGCTCCAATAAAG GATATCCGGCTTGTTCGGGACAAATTTACTCATGTGTCTAGAGGTTTTGCATTTGTCCATTTTCATTCG GTTGAAGATGCCACGAAAGCTCTTGAAGCTACAAATGGGATTAGACATGAGAAAAATGGCCAGGTGTTACGTGTAGCCTATGCTAAAAGCACGCTTGGACCTGCATCGGTGGCTTCACAGTCAAacagccttgctgcagcagccatcgaGGCTGCATCATTTGCCCAGCAG TATGATGCTGTGGGTTGGGCCCCAAAAGAGTACAATGCTGAGGACAATGTAGATGGTAATTCAGAATCTCAGAAAGATGTTTCTGCTCCACAGTCCGGATTTGTTTGGGATGAGAAATCGGGCTATTACTTTGATTCTTCTTCTGGATTCTATTATGATGGAAATACTG GCCTTTACTACGACAGTAATGTTGGAGTTTGGTATTCGTATGATCAGAAAACTCAACAGTATCTTCCATGTAATGAAAGCAACAACAATAAGGCAACCGGGGACATGGCCAATGAAAGTCAAAGTAATGGCGGTAAGAAAGTGGTGATTTCTGCACCTGCAGCCACGGTTAAACAAAGTGAGGAAACTTCATTGCCTGAAGCTGTTCAAGCTGCGGCCAATGCAGCGTTGGCTgctgaaaagaaagaaaaagagaaagcaaAGGAGATAAAGTTGGCCTCGAAAACTAATCTTTTAGCCAATAAGAAGAAGATGAATAATGTCCTAGCAATGTGGAAGCAAAGGAATAAAGAAGGCCAGGCTACACATGTTGCCCTTGATGATAAGGAACCATCCAGATCCGTTGTTGACAAATTAAACAATTCATCCAGTGCGATTGGATTCTCATTGAAGGCCAAACCTAAGTCTGATATTGGAAATTCTAAGGACATGAACTTGGTTGCTGGATATAATTCTCTTGGCCGCGAAACTGGAGGCTCTCAAATACTGGATTCTGACATAAAGCCTAGGCCTGTTAGTAATAGCTTAGGAACTACTGTTATGGGTGTGATAAGAGGTTCTGGCAGGGGAGCAGTCAACACATTTCATGCATCATCTGATGCTGGTGGCAGTATTTCTTCTGATATAACCGCAAGCACAAGTGTGCTAATGACAAACACCGAGACACACACTGCTTCCACACCCTTCAAAACAGATTTATCTTCTCTAGGATCATATGCTTCACCTGCAGTTTCTGGGAGTGCTAAGCGACGGTTCTCCGAGGCACCAGGGCAATCTCAGTACAGAGATCGGGCTGCAGAAAGACGAAGTCTATATGGATCAACTTCATCGCTTCCCAATGATGGACTGGATACAA CCTTTATTTATTAG
- the LOC123062848 gene encoding SUPPRESSOR OF ABI3-5 isoform X1 has protein sequence MDRGRYAPQHGWENNSAPDGYGAINEPDFRAGESYIGRRYVDEGFPSDRRGGFGPDIHDRNMYPPPPSAGTMWSQPRRNFDEEFATTKEYRRNKRIGSRDRGEFGAEFADRYQGGEDNYERDHQYGRYSCDSDYERSRIDSSRRRLDSFEHERERKGLSHERDESPYVRHSRSRSRGRDNRSRSRSRSWSPRGKSRNWGQRDGFYDDTRFERRGEQDWDERRHDDLVAPSATVVLKGLSQKTNEDDLYQILAEYGPLRSVRVIKERPSGVSRGFAFIDFPTVEAARKMKEATGDNGLLIDGRQIFSEYSSKPTGGTSGDSFGQEHITRSTYGRRTISTACDWICTICGCMNFARRTSCFQCNEPRTDDAPPADAASSIQPFGKRGSEIGPTHVLVVRGLDENADEEMLRYEFAKHAPIKDIRLVRDKFTHVSRGFAFVHFHSVEDATKALEATNGIRHEKNGQVLRVAYAKSTLGPASVASQSNSLAAAAIEAASFAQQYDAVGWAPKEYNAEDNVDGNSESQKDVSAPQSGFVWDEKSGYYFDSSSGFYYDGNTGLYYDSNVGVWYSYDQKTQQYLPCNESNNNKATGDMANESQSNGGKKVVISAPAATVKQSEETSLPEAVQAAANAALAAEKKEKEKAKEIKLASKTNLLANKKKMNNVLAMWKQRNKEGQATHVALDDKEPSRSVVDKLNNSSSAIGFSLKAKPKSDIGNSKDMNLVAGYNSLGRETGGSQILDSDIKPRPVSNSLGTTVMGVIRGSGRGAVNTFHASSDAGGSISSDITASTSVLMTNTETHTASTPFKTDLSSLGSYASPAVSGSAKRRFSEAPGQSQYRDRAAERRSLYGSTSSLPNDGLDTTGEYSSRKGSSEMGSMPFPPGVGERSVGESDNTENYEVITADRAIDENNVGNRILRNMGWQEGLGLGKDGSGIKEPVQAKPGDVRAGLGSQQKRAADPSLEARAGDSYKTIIQKKAIARFREMS, from the exons ATGGATCGTGGGCGATATGCTCCACAGCATGGATGGGAGAACAACAGT GCACCTGATGGGTATGGCGCCATTAATGAGCCAGACTTTAG GGCTGGTGAATCCTACATTGGTAGGAGATATGTGGATGAAGGCTTTCCTAGTGATCGAAGGGGTGGATTTGGTCCAGATATACATGATAGAAATATGTATCCACCACCACCCTCTGCTGGCACCATGTGGTCTCAGCCTCGAAGAAATTTCGATGAAGAATTTGCAACTACAAAAGAGTACAGAAG GAACAAAAGGATTGGAAGTAGAGATCGTGGGGAGTTTGGTGCTGAGTTTGCAGACCGTTACCAAGGCGGAGAAGATAACTATGAGAGAGATCATCAATACGGACGCTACAGCTGTGATTCGGACTATGAGAGGAGCAGGATAGATAGTAGTCGGAGAAGACTTGACTCGTTTGAGCATGAACGTGAAAGAAAAGGGTTAAGTCATGAAAGAGACGAAAGCCCATATGTCCGCCATAGCCGTTCTCGGTCACGTGGGCGTGATAACCGATCAAGATCTCGGTCAAGGTCATGGTCTCCACGTGGCAAAAGTCGTAATTGGGGCCAAAGGGATGGCTTCTATGATGATACTCGCTTTGAGAGAAGAGGAGAACAGGACTGGGATGAAAGAAGGCATGATGATTTGGTG GCGCCATCTGCGACTGTTGTTCTTAAGGGTCTGTCCCAGAAGACCAATGAAGATGACCTATATCAGATTCTT GCTGAGTATGGCCCTCTTCGTAGTGTGCGTGTGATCAAGGAACGACCCTCCGGCGTGTCTCGAGGATTTGCTTTTATTGACTTCCCTACTGTG GAAGCTGCCCGCAAAATGAAGGAAGCTACTGGAGACAATGGCCTTCTAATTGATGGTAGGCAGATATTTTCTGAGTACAG TAGTAAACCAACTGGTGGGACGAGTGGTGATTCTTTTGGACAAGAACATATTACGAGGTCTACCTACGGGCGCAGGACCATATCCACAGCATGTGATTGGATATGTACTATATGTGGCTGTATGAATTTTGCCCGCAGAACCTCCTGTTTTCAG TGCAACGAGCCACGTACTGACGATGCTCCACCAGCTGATGCAGCATCTTCCATTCAACCGTTTGGCAAACGGGGATCTGAAATAG GTCCAACTCATGTCTTAGTTGTTCGTGGTCTGGATGAAAATGCTGACGAGGAAATGCTTCGATATGAATTTGCTAAACATGCTCCAATAAAG GATATCCGGCTTGTTCGGGACAAATTTACTCATGTGTCTAGAGGTTTTGCATTTGTCCATTTTCATTCG GTTGAAGATGCCACGAAAGCTCTTGAAGCTACAAATGGGATTAGACATGAGAAAAATGGCCAGGTGTTACGTGTAGCCTATGCTAAAAGCACGCTTGGACCTGCATCGGTGGCTTCACAGTCAAacagccttgctgcagcagccatcgaGGCTGCATCATTTGCCCAGCAG TATGATGCTGTGGGTTGGGCCCCAAAAGAGTACAATGCTGAGGACAATGTAGATGGTAATTCAGAATCTCAGAAAGATGTTTCTGCTCCACAGTCCGGATTTGTTTGGGATGAGAAATCGGGCTATTACTTTGATTCTTCTTCTGGATTCTATTATGATGGAAATACTG GCCTTTACTACGACAGTAATGTTGGAGTTTGGTATTCGTATGATCAGAAAACTCAACAGTATCTTCCATGTAATGAAAGCAACAACAATAAGGCAACCGGGGACATGGCCAATGAAAGTCAAAGTAATGGCGGTAAGAAAGTGGTGATTTCTGCACCTGCAGCCACGGTTAAACAAAGTGAGGAAACTTCATTGCCTGAAGCTGTTCAAGCTGCGGCCAATGCAGCGTTGGCTgctgaaaagaaagaaaaagagaaagcaaAGGAGATAAAGTTGGCCTCGAAAACTAATCTTTTAGCCAATAAGAAGAAGATGAATAATGTCCTAGCAATGTGGAAGCAAAGGAATAAAGAAGGCCAGGCTACACATGTTGCCCTTGATGATAAGGAACCATCCAGATCCGTTGTTGACAAATTAAACAATTCATCCAGTGCGATTGGATTCTCATTGAAGGCCAAACCTAAGTCTGATATTGGAAATTCTAAGGACATGAACTTGGTTGCTGGATATAATTCTCTTGGCCGCGAAACTGGAGGCTCTCAAATACTGGATTCTGACATAAAGCCTAGGCCTGTTAGTAATAGCTTAGGAACTACTGTTATGGGTGTGATAAGAGGTTCTGGCAGGGGAGCAGTCAACACATTTCATGCATCATCTGATGCTGGTGGCAGTATTTCTTCTGATATAACCGCAAGCACAAGTGTGCTAATGACAAACACCGAGACACACACTGCTTCCACACCCTTCAAAACAGATTTATCTTCTCTAGGATCATATGCTTCACCTGCAGTTTCTGGGAGTGCTAAGCGACGGTTCTCCGAGGCACCAGGGCAATCTCAGTACAGAGATCGGGCTGCAGAAAGACGAAGTCTATATGGATCAACTTCATCGCTTCCCAATGATGGACTGGATACAA CTGGTGAATATTCGTCTCGAAAGGGTTCAAGTGAGATGGGATCAATGCCATTTCCTCCAGGGGTGGGTGAACGTTCTGTTGGTGAAAGTGACAACACTGAAAATTATGAGGTGATCACTGCTGACAGAGCAATAGACGAAAACAATGTGGGCAATCGAATTCTGCGCAACATGGGCTGGCAAGAAGGACTG GGCCTTGGAAAGGATGGCAGTGGCATCAAGGAGCCGGTGCAGGCCAAGCCTGGTGACGTGAGAGCCGGGCTTGGTAGTCAGCAGAAGAGAGCTGCTGACCCATCACTGGAGGCCCGAGCTGGCGATAGCTATAAAACCATAATCCAGAAGAAGGCCATTGCGAGATTCAGGGAGATGTCCTAA
- the LOC123062849 gene encoding uncharacterized protein, with product MATLPQRFKLLATRCAAGAPSPSRSPAPSYATSPGYRLRRRRGSRLRRFLCRRVGGGLPEPAGRREEDKKPLVGRGSRTLRDLFVASPEAGRTRRGCGCDADSDDDDDEEAGRAGSGGALGAASGGGGRRFRAAGGGLRSLLMRRSWRPVLVAIPESEGKIELGAIEE from the coding sequence ATGGCGACGCTGCCACAGCGGTTCAAGCTGCTGGCGACGCGGTGCGCGGCGGGGGCGCCCAGCCCCTCGCGCAGCCCCGCGCCGTCCTACGCCACCAGCCCCGGGTAccgcctccggcgccgccgcgggtCGCGCCTGCGCCGCTTCCTCTGCCGCCGCGTCGGCGGCGGGCTGCCGGAGCCCGCGGGGCGCCGGGAGGAGGACAAGAAGCCGCTGGTGGGCCGCGGGAGCCGCACGCTGAGGGATCTGTTCGTCGCGTCGCCGGAGGCGGGGCGCACCCGGCGCGGATGCGGCTGCGACgccgacagcgacgacgacgacgacgaggaggcggGGCGCGCCGGCTCCGGCGGCGCGTTGGGGGCGGCCAGCGGAGGGGGCGGGAGGAGGTTCCGGGCCGCCGGCGGgggcctccggagcctcctgatgCGGCGGAGCTGGCGGCCGGTGCTGGTGGCGATCCCGGAGAGCGAGGGCAAGATCGAGCTCGGCGCCATCGAGGAGTAG